One genomic window of Cannabis sativa cultivar Pink pepper isolate KNU-18-1 chromosome 2, ASM2916894v1, whole genome shotgun sequence includes the following:
- the LOC133034961 gene encoding uncharacterized protein LOC133034961: protein MTSPVLATDSPTKKPKMGSLFGDLFKSLAISGLLIFLFYIILFDNTTHNSLIQKWPIPITNSTNLISSTPDPNNPMIKTNLSHLVFSIVGSMNTWKNKRHYSEAWWRPNVTRGYLFLDKPPKNEFLPWPSSAPPFRVNEKVKAIYERASNPSQVRIVRTILEMVREGDENVRWYVMTDDDTVLALDNLVEVLSKYDHTKYHYIGTSSECIRSNYDFSFEMAFGGAGYALSYPLASLVASKLDGCLKRYPTLRVSDFMLYSCLADLGVALTHNNGFHQIDLHGDISGLLSAHPQTPFLSLHHIDTVDPIFPNKTRLDSIKHLMKAVKVDPSRVLQQTICHHRPTNWSISISWGYSTNIYEATLPRSFLRRPLETFRPWRGQRSSRSPFYMFNTRWPTNNPCETPHVFFFHSTQESNDRIMNTYVRASSPTLAPCGNHSANHIQRIRVFSPAKLPLESNGRDCCDVVYGDGENTTEVRYRACTKEDVTA, encoded by the exons ATGACATCTCCAGTACTAGCGACAGATTCTCCCACAAAAAAACCAAAAATGGGGTCATTATTTGGAGACTTATTCAAATCATTAGCCATATCAGGTCTACTCATCTTCCTCTTCTACATAATTTTGTTCGACAATACTACACACAACTCCCTCATACAGAAATGGCCAATACCAATTACAAACAGCACTAATCTTATTTCAAGTACTCCTGATCCTAATAACCCCATGATAAAAACCAACCTAAGCCACCTCGTTTTCAGCATAGTTGGCTCCATGAACACGTGGAAGAACAAAAGGCACTACTCCGAAGCCTGGTGGAGACCCAACGTGACTCGAGGATATCTTTTTCTAGACAAACCACCCAAAAACGAGTTCCTCCCTTGGCCATCTTCGGCCCCACCATTTCGCGTGAACGAAAAGGTCAAGGCAATATACGAAAGAGCCTCGAACCCTTCTCAGGTTAGGATTGTGCGGACGATTCTTGAGATGGTTAGAGAAGGTGACGAGAATGTTAGATGGTATGTGATGACTGACGACGACACCGTTCTGGCATTGGATAACTTGGTAGAAGTTTTGAGCAAGTATGATCATACTAAGTACCATTATATTGGTACCAGTTCTGAGTGTATCAGGTCCAACTACGATTTCTCGTTCGAGATGGCCTTTGGGGGAGCTGGCTATGCGTTGAGTTATCCTTTGGCTTCCTTAGTGGCTTCCAAGTTGGATGGCTGTCTTAAGAGATATCCCACTTTGAGAGTCAGTGATTTCATGCTGTATTCTTGTTTGGCTGATCTTGGTGTTGCCCTCACTCATAACAATGGCTTTCATCAG ATTGATCTACATGGTGACATATCAGGACTACTTTCAGCTCATCCACAGACTCCATTCCTCTCCCTCCACCACATTGACACCGTAGACCCGATCTTCCCCAACAAAACCCGACTCGACTCCATCAAACACCTCATGAAGGCAGTTAAAGTTGACCCCTCTCGTGTTCTCCAACAGACAATATGCCACCACAGGCCCACCAACTGGTCTATCTCCATCTCATGGGGCTACTCCACAAACATCTATGAAGCCACACTCCCTCGCAGTTTTCTGCGCAGACCACTCGAGACTTTTCGCCCATGGCGGGGACAAAGATCAAGTAGGTCACCTTTCTACATGTTCAACACACGGTGGCCGACCAACAATCCCTGTGAAACTCCTCATGTCTTCTTCTTCCACTCCACACAGGAGTCCAATGATCGAATTATGAACACTTATGTAAGAGCATCTTCTCCAACCTTAGCACCTTGTGGTAACCACTCTGCCAATCACATTCAAAGAATTCGAGTCTTTTCTCCTGCAAAACTGCCACTGGAG AGTAATGGAAGAGACTGTTGCGACGTGGTATATGGAGATGGAGAAAACACTACAGAGGTCAGATACAGAGCATGTACCAAGGAAGATGTCACAGCTTAA